The genomic segment AGTAATTTCAGTAGGACCACTCAAAGTACTGACACAGAAGGGAAATCTTTCAGCCCAAAATTACATATTAGAGAACAGCAAAAAATTCATATAGGGGTGAAACCCTTTGAATACGGAAAGAATTTCAGCCATAATTCAACCCTCCCAGtgcatcagagaattcacacaaTAGAACAGTCCTCCTATGGCACATGTACAGAATCACTGGGTTACCAGTCAACTTTCAATGTACATAAGAGAACTCAAATAACAGTGAAACCCTATGAgtgtaatgaatgtggaaaaTCCTGCACTATGACTTCATGCCCAATTCAACCTCAGAAAAGTCACACAGAGGAGAAACCATATGAATGTcatgaatgtgggaaagctttcagtgaGAAGTCACGCCTAAGAAAACATCAGAGaactcacacaggagagaaaccctataaatgtgATGGATGTGAGAAAGCTTTCAGTGCAAAGTCAGGCCTAAGAATACATCAGAGAactcatacaggagagaaaccttttgaatgtaatgaatgtgggaaatctttcAACTATAAGTCAATCCTCATAGTACATCAGAGAACTCACACAGGGGAGAAACCCtttgaatgtaatgaatgtggaaaaTCTTTCAGCCATATGTCAGGCCTAAGAAATCATCGGAGAACTCACACAGGAGAAAGACCATATAAATGTGATGAATGTGGGAAGGCTTTCAAATTGAAGTCAGGTCTAAGAAAACATCATAGAACTCATACAGGGGAGAAGCCCTATAAATGTAATCAGTGTGGGAAAGCATTCGGTCAGAAATCACAACTCAGAGGACATCATAGAATTCACACAGGGGAGAAACCCTATACGTGTAATCATTGTGGGGAAGCTTTTAGCCAGAAATCAAACCTCAGAGTACATCACAGAActcacactggggagaaaccctataaatgtgATGAGTGTGGAAAAGCTTTCAGGCAGAAATCAAATCTCAGAGGACATCAGAGAACTCACACaggggagaaaccctatgaatgtaatgaatgtgccAAAGCTTTCAGTGAGAAGTCAGTCCTAAGAAAACATCAGAGaactcacacaggagagaaaccctataatTGTAATCACTGTGGAGAAGCTTTCAGCCAGAAATCAAACCTCAGAGTACATCAGAGAActcacactggggagaaaccctataaatgtgATAAATGTGGGAAAACTTTCAGCCAGAAATCAAGCCTTAGAGAACATCAGAAAGCCCACACAGGGAACTAAACATAAATGTAATGAACATGGAAAAACTCTGAGCTGGAAATCAAGTCtcacaatacaaaataaaacacgTAGGAGAGAACCCCTATGAATATAATGAACACTTGGAAGTTTCTCTGCAAGATACCAGCTTTCTCTAAACATCAGAGAACTTACATGAGAGAAgttcttgaaatatattttgtatgggCAGTCTCCTGTTGAGGGCAGTCCTCATTGTAGATCAGAGAATTCGATCCAGCAAAGAAACTCTATAAAGGTAATGAATACAAGGAATACTCTGTGCATTCAATCCTTGGAAAACTCACACTGCAGAAGAACTCTGGgaatgtaatgaaaatgtcaaAACTGTGCCAGCAATCAAAATTCgttcatcatcagagaaatcaaACAGTGAGAAAATTGAGAATGTAATAAATGTGAGGTAACCTTTAGCCAAAAGCCAGCTTCCtcagtaaagaagaaaatacataaaggGTAGAGACTTCATAGCATATCAGAACGGGCAAGAAATCAAGGTAATAGATATGGGGAATCCTTCTACCATAAGTCAGACCACAATTTGACTAACACGAGGGTAATAACTATTTGACATATAATGACTATTAATTGTTCACCAATaaccatttcctcttttttctcatgCCACGCCTGGTCTAAATTTCTCAACTACTCTGTCATCCAAATGAGATCATATTTTTAACCTCTGAATAGTGAAATATAGGGGTCAATGACAAGTCTTACTAATTACATCTCGCAAATTCTTAATGTTTTCTCCTGTCCCTTGTCAGAGTGGAGTGGAGATTACCCCCAGCAAAACCAAGGGGCTCGTGCACAGAAGATGAAAGggtacaaaatagaaagaaacaggGCTAGAGAGTGACTATTGAATGGAATTTTCTCCTGCATGTACACAGACTTTTTGCTGTGATGAAATAAACTCGTTCTCTGCTGAGCTCCTACAGGTTTGGGTATACTTAATACTGACATATATTCACCAACCCTCAGTTAACAGAGCCTATGAATATGATTTCTCCAGACATGTGAACTCAGTATAGTATATCAGAAATATACGATACACAGGTAAAACCCCTGACAACATCTTGAATGACCATAGTTTTTATCCACAACTCTTCCTCTTCGGTCAAGTAAATATCAGGGGAAGATACCTAACATTACAACATACATAGGTAATACTTTACCCCAAAATGAGATCTCATTAAATACCTGATAACTGAGCTGTGAATCAAAGCTTTCAACGAGTCATCAGAGTTTAATATCTCTCAGAGTTTGTTATAAGGGAAAAATTTATCAATTTGAGAAAGGTGAATAATAGCCTTTGTGTTATATAAAAACTATTGTTTCATATGTAATATTAAGACAGATAATGAAATATAACAATATTGGTTCATGGACATTCactagaataatatttttaaaaataaggaataaattGCATAAACTGCACAGTGTTGAATGTATGTGAACATTTTCTGAGTTCTCTTGTCTATATGAGTTTGTATGTGCATGCCACTTAGATGTTTGCTTTGTATGTATATTGGAACTCAAATGCATTGTTATAGAATTATGTTCCTCTTACTTAGTAACTATTCTGATATCAACTATGATTTGCCACATATATATTAGTAACAAATAAACCTTTTACAGGAAGTATCTGAAAATTCACAATCCTAtacctcattctttttctccTGACGTGTGCATATAGGAAAGGCCATTGTTACTAAGCTATCTTTTTCCAGCAAAGCCAAACCATGTTTTCTGTGTACTTTTGTATCATCTCTGGGTCATtaatacaaatactgtattaaagcatacacatgtataaatatatgtaaatgtgtgtgtgtgtattctatcTCTCTCTTCAGTGTCACTAATACTTCCTCAGTGATATCAAAGTATACTGATAAGCCCTCTGAAGGCATTCTTCATTTACtgtatgtgttttttatttccaaCATTTAAATGTTACTGTAGTTTCTATCTTTCTGCCAAAATAACCCATCTGATCTTGCATGTTGTTTAGCTTTTTTACAATCATTTTATATAGTGTTTGGCACTCTCTATCTCAGTTAAGCAACTGCTTTGGTTCTTGTCTCTCCTTACAGCCACCTAGCTCTCCAGACTTTGGGCTAGTTTTTTTCTCTGCAATTTCAGATATCTGATATATTCAAGAAAAGTTGTTAATTTAAACTCTTCCCAGCTGTCTTCTTGTTTAAGAACAGGAGCAATGCTTTTCCTGCTCTCTAATTATCTGAAACATAACTGAAAGTTGTTAGTTGATTTTTGACATATGTTCCAGGGTAACTTGATGCAAAAAAGATGACTTTTTTCAAAAATGGTGATAAAATAATTGGATATTCATATATTAAATGCACCTTGATGTTTATACCATAATTAAaagtttattcaaaataaatcataaaccTAAACGAAATAGCTAACAGTACAAAGCTTCTATTGGGAAACAGAAAGTAATTTGAAGCACAGAGATTTTTAAGATGTAACACAAAGAATTGTGtgagacataaaaacaaaaaagataagttGGAGTTTATTAAAACTTAAAGTGTCTGCTTTTCaagattttattatgaaaacaaaaaagaaagtcataCATTGGGAGAAAACGTCTCTAATATATCTCACAAAAGACTT from the Hippopotamus amphibius kiboko isolate mHipAmp2 chromosome 2, mHipAmp2.hap2, whole genome shotgun sequence genome contains:
- the ZNF782 gene encoding zinc finger protein 782, whose product is MNIPQASVSFKDITVEFTQEEWRQMDYAQRTLYRDVMLENYSHLVSVGYCFTKPELIFMLEQGEDPWLLEKEFVNRSSPEESQPDELLEARHLRQVLFINKSLTTEQDITRKLCTLDINIFPAETMPCIFDTTGSTYLLLSSLAPHCQYSRNKAYELNVCENWLLSIKDGRTNTGEKSFVYSKSVKAFGHKDKVIQHQTIQTLRQAFECNKCGEDVLEKTALVTSKSTHPKVKSYKLNKFGENQCDKSTLIVSQSNHPEKSHYDFNKYKCTTDKNRSNFSRTTQSTDTEGKSFSPKLHIREQQKIHIGVKPFEYGKNFSHNSTLPVHQRIHTIEQSSYGTCTESLGYQSTFNVHKRTQITVKPYECNECGKSCTMTSCPIQPQKSHTEEKPYECHECGKAFSEKSRLRKHQRTHTGEKPYKCDGCEKAFSAKSGLRIHQRTHTGEKPFECNECGKSFNYKSILIVHQRTHTGEKPFECNECGKSFSHMSGLRNHRRTHTGERPYKCDECGKAFKLKSGLRKHHRTHTGEKPYKCNQCGKAFGQKSQLRGHHRIHTGEKPYTCNHCGEAFSQKSNLRVHHRTHTGEKPYKCDECGKAFRQKSNLRGHQRTHTGEKPYECNECAKAFSEKSVLRKHQRTHTGEKPYNCNHCGEAFSQKSNLRVHQRTHTGEKPYKCDKCGKTFSQKSSLREHQKAHTGN